The sequence AGAACCAACGAGACTGAGAGTTTAGCGTTACCTCTGGCATCGTCCTCGATGGACGAGGAAAGATGAGCCTGTCAGGTCACCTGTCCTGCACTTATTGCTGTTGCAGACTCGGAATATTAGACCTTCCATCTCTTCCAGAGAGTCCAGGCGTCGTAATCTAAGCAGAAGTCAAGAAGAGAAGGTGCAGTCTATGAAGCTTGGATCAAAGCCTGATTCATACTGCTGTTGTTTGCTATGGTGCTGAGACATTGTTTGCTGTATGTAGGTTCTGACACTCTTCCTACCATACTATTTTGCATCCTTCACAATCATCTGTTGATCCAAAATCAATTCATCCACTGCTGTCCAAAACACAATAAAAATAAGTAGGTGTATCTGCTTTCCTCATCTATTAATGTGTCAGCTGTAGGATCTGAAATCAATATGCATTAGTAAATATGCTTTCTGCACTGTTTCCCTCTTCTATTAATTGATACCGAGTATATATTATATCTTTACTGACAACTTTGGGCATTATCTAAGTTGTTATAGGCTATTCAATCTGACATATTCCCATCTTTACTTAGCAACCCCAATGATGCTTCCTCTTTCACTAAGAAAACTTGATCATGCTTGTGCTCTTAATTTTCCAAGTCAATATCATTTGTTACAAGGAAACACATACTTATCTATGCAGCTTTGTGGCCATTCATGTAGGCAATGCCAAATGTCATTTCCACAGGGTAATAACTCTTACACTAGAGTTGTAATAGGCGTAGGACATCCCTAATTACGACTAATTAAGTTGTAATAGAGTTGAAAGTAATGACTAATCACGACTACATGAGTGAATAATTGTGAACAACCCTAATATATTTTTGATGAGATGATGCTGGGATGGTATTTTGGAATAGGCAAATGGGcattgtagtagtagtagtagtagtaagaaTAGAATAGACGCCTCTCCAAGAATAGATGGCTCTTGTCGCATTGCCGGGGATTCCAATTATTGATGTCAACTCCTCCACCTGCAACTTGCTAAGGAGAATATATGGTTGTCGCCTTAGTGCTACAACTAGTATTGGTGCCACTTCTCTTCTTGAGgtagaaagaagaagatgcttGTTTCTACATACTACGTATGAGAACATATTCTCATGTAACACGTAACCTTACCTTTGATGAGGGAAAAATATCCATCGTCCATTCGTAGTCAACTTGAAGTAAGCTCAGCTGTTCTTTATTGGTATCAAGACCAACCTCAATAATGATAAGATCGAACTCCCTACAGCTACTCATGatcaagacaacatgaatagtacctcaaCCAAGGGACAGTCGGTTGTCATCCTAAACTATTAGGATTCCAACATCCTGTCtccttgtaaaaaaaaaaatactgggTCTTAAAAGAGAGACTCAATTTAATCCACTAAAACTCTTTTTATTATTGCCTTGATATCATCGACTAGAAGTCGACATGGCTCGGTCTTAAAAGCGCAAAGTCGTCCAAACGATCCTCATGACAAATTGAAGGGGTGATTGATGTAACGTCAAGGTATCCGAGGTGGCTCGGAGGTAGTTTTAGAAGAATTCTCAGCTTCCTGAGGTGGGCTCTAGTCTCCTCAAGGTGTGCTGCATTGAGGTCAACGTCGAGGAGATGGAGGGAtttctcgacccgacccctctgtCACTATAGTTAGTATTGTGGAGTTATGGGGGTGAAAAGACTTACAATGAGAGAGGTCTGACCCTTAGGCAAATGTGAGCTTTTATACTTAGAAGGTCAAGAGAAACATTCATAATCACCTTAATACCTTCCTCTTGTCGCTTATCCATGTAGGCGACTAACTCGAACGGTCCCTGTAGCTTGTCGCCCGTAGAGGTTGACCAAGAGAGGGGAGCAGATCTGATTGACCACCCAACTAATGATCATAATTTTATTGAGaattttatctatttttattCCTCAAAATCATACAACTCTTGTTCTCTCACCATCAAACATCCTCTCTaatccaaaaatcatcatgtctCGTTTCAATTTTATATATCCCtatgataaaagaataataataaaaaaaagcttCTTACAAGGGTTAGACTCATCCCCTATCGTCCAAGTCTAAACTGTGCGATTGAATTCGGTCGTTCCATCCATCCCCATAAAAACAAATGATATATATTGGATGAGATAACTAATTAAATTAGGGATATATATATTCACTAGAAGTACGATTAAAATAAGgaaaataataacaaaagccaAACGACCACTAAGCAATTGCGACTTGACGTGGGGTGCGAGGGACGCCAAAAGAAGGCCGTATCATCAAACGCACCAACGCCCCCTCCGCAAAGGAATCAAACGGTGGGGAACGCGGGACCGACCAACCGCAGCAACACGGAGCTGCCCGCCCCCCGAAATCCCAGGACCTTGGAACCCCTCCCGCCCCACCCCAAGGCGGTAACCACACCACCCCCAATACCTCAAGCACGTTAACTCTAAGGTCGAGTTACCTAACCCCGGTCTCCCTTATATATTCCCCCGTTCCCCTCACCGCCTCCGCGCCCGCTCCTCATTCCGCCTCGCTCTTCTCCGCCCTCTTCCATCTCCGCTCAAGTCTCCCAGAgtcgaagaaagaagaagaacaaggaacTAATTGTAGCACGTTTAGAGGATTGGTAGAAGAACTATAgtggaagagaggaggaggaagagctgACCTCCGTGTAGCGATCGAGCGGTGGATGAGACATCGTCGGAGATGAGTTGCAACGGGTGCAGAGTTCtccgcaagggctgcagcgactcCTGCTTGCTCCGGCCTTGTTTGCAGTGGATGGACTCCGCCGAGGCTCAGGCACACGCTACCGTCTTCGTCGCCAAGTTCTTCGGCCGCGCCGGCCTCATGTCCTTCATCTCCGCCGTCCCCCCTTCCCAGCGCCCCGGTTCGCGCCCCCGAATCCCTGGTTTGATCAGGTTTTGCCCCTTGGATTTCTAGATCTTGGGATTCTAACGCACCCCATCTAATTTGGTCGCAGCTCTGTTCCAGTCCCTGCTGTTTGAGGCGTGCGGGCGAACCATCAACCCGGTGAACGGCGCCGTGGGGCTGCTGTGGGCCGGAAACTGGCACCTCTGCCAGGAGGCGGTGGAGACGGTCCTCCGCGGCGGCACGCTCCGCTCGCTGTTCGGTCACGGCGACGATGAGACGCCGGAGGCGGACGGCCCCTGCCCTCGTCCGAGGATCGGGTTCTCCTCCTTCTCAGCGGCCAAGCGGCGGAAGGCACCGGCCCCATCCGACGCAGCCGCGGCATGCGATCTGGACCTGTGCTTGACCCGCCGGTCCCCCGCGGGCGGGTTTGAGGAGAAACGGCGCAGGCGCCCGGCCACGCCGTCGATGAACTCAGAGGGATCGGTGACGACGAGCGGCGGCGAGAGCGACAGCTCCACCGCCGAACCGAGGCTTCTCAACCTCTTCGCCTGAGGAACTGATCCCCTTATTTGTCTGTGACTCTTCTGGTTGTTTATCCCGGCGAAAGTTTTGGCATTCGCTTTTGGCAGGCGAGATTTCTAATTAATATGTTGGGTAACGATGTGAATTGAGGCGGTGTGTTAGTCCGTGATGTTAGTCTATTAAATAAATCTCCCTTGTAATTTGGTTTACGTTCTTCATTTCTTGGCACTGCCGGAATAGGATAAGGAAATCCATCGCGACCGCACGATGCATAGTCTTCTGATGCATCACCAACCAATAATTAATAGCCACATCAGCCTTGGTATCATCAATCTCGTTATCTCACGCCGTCGATACCAACCCTACGTCCATAGCATGAAGGGTGAAGGAAGAGAGGAGGCGACAGCGGAAAGGACGGCTCTTAGGGGATGGCAGGAGGCGTGCGGAAGAGGGGAAGGCATCTTCCATCCCCGCCGTGTCGCGAGTCGCCGCCTGCACACGCCCCGGTCATTCGCGGGGCCGGCACGTCCCATCTCCGCACAACGCTATCACGGGCGTGTGCGGCGCTGTGTCAGCGCCGTATTCGGCGGTTTGCCGTCCCTCCGTCTGGGCCTCGCTCGTGGGGTGTGACGGACGCGCTGATGCGACGGGGAAAGCGGCAAAGTAGAGAAGCGAGCATCGCACTCCCACCTCTCTTTTTCTCTTCGCCTTCTTTTCTCGTCGTCGTATTCGACTCGCCTCGCCGCGTTCGGTGGCGGGACCCGCCCGCCACCCGCCCATCGAACCTTGTCTCTTCCCACTCCGCCCGATTCCGGACGGGGCGAATCGACGGCTTGCTTTTTCGATCTTTGGGAATCGACGGCTTCCCTTTTCTCCCTATTTGATCTGGCAATTCTTCTACCCAATACATGTATGGATTGTGTGCAACAACTTGCTCGTTGATTCCAAATCAGAATCCAAATAACCAGCCGCAGTGCAGTTGTGGTGGCGAATCAATCGTTTGATACTATTCCAACTCTTTACGAGCTCGGAAAGCTTTCGATCGATCAATTAACAACGATCATTAGTCGAAACCCCAAATGCTTAAACCCTCGTTATAAGGGCAAGTGGACGAATAGTATAGCACAGGGGGCGGTGAGACTGCAATCAGCGCACACAGAGATACAGTGGGATTATGTGGTGGGGAAGGCGGGGAACATCACAAAAGCCACCGTCCTCCCTTCCTCTTTATATGTATATTAcctcatctcctctctctctctctctctctctctctctctctctctctctctctatacggCTATAGCTTTCTCTGTAGGGGGCTGAGGCTGGTGCCTCGTCAGGTTCATGCACCGGGAATTAGGAAACTCCACACAGCTGGCACACAAAGAACGTACCTCGTCTTGGTGGAGCGCAGCGCAGCGCAGCGAAGCGCTGTGCAGTGCCGTGTCTTCTGCGAAACGCGGTGTCTTTGTGTACGTGCCAATTATTGTACCCCCGGGAGGATTCCGAGAGCATGTCGGGGAACTCGTGGGGCCCGCGTGGTACGCAGCGGGTATTCGCTTCGTAGGTGACGTGTCAGTGTTCGGTCAGCTTTATTTTTCCGGTGCATCAGATAAAAATGATGTAAACGATCGATGATATATGTATGTAAGCGTCAATGTCAATTTGGAGTTCCAGTGTTGTTATTCTAGCAATAACTACTTGTTAAAGTCAAAAAAGATTAAGAGGGCATTTTATGAGAATTTCTAGTGTACCTGAAGGttgattttttcaaaaataaataaataaatttaatttaacacacaAAAAAAGTACATAATATATCTAAAAGATCAAATCATATATgtccatctatatatatatatatatatatatatatatatatatatatatatatatatatatatatctctttatCAGAAATAATTGGTTCTGCATCGATGCTGACTCACCGCAGGTCAAAAGAATATAAGATGAAGGCAACACGAACGCATCTTACGCATCCCTTTTTTGCCTTTGTTGGTGCGTTACTGACTCCATTGCCCTCTCAGGCAGCCAAAAGCCGTACGCAACTCCTTGTCCTAATGATTCTGCTCCGCTTTCGGACGTCGCTGAGTCGTTGGGTGAGCAGTAGTAAGTGTTGGAGAAAGCAGGTCTGAAACGTCGAGCATGGCTTTTTTCCCTCCGGAGTCATGCAAAGCTCGTCGTCTTCCTCCTTTCCATACGCGCTTTTCAACCCTGTTGGGTTTCAATGAGAGAACTATATGAAGATTTAACTCTCGgtagatatcagcttggggtactCGTAAGCTAAATACTTGCACCATTAATAGCCACTAAATTAGCTCAGGTGTTCTTGAATGACGACCAATGCATGAGTGCATGTAATTTAGTGGCTGGCATGAACTGTTCATCGGCCTCCCTGGAACTGGAACCGAGGATTTCTTCCATGCTCATTCCACGTCGCCAAGATGTGATAAATTTGCGACAATGCTAGGTTTTCTGCTGGTGATGATCACCACGACGATTCGCAAACACTCGAGACTAGCACTAGAGGAACCACGAGACATTCCATAGAAAGCAAACTAGTCGTAAGGATGAGACGTTTGCGCAAGGACCTAAATTCTCATTAGGAGGTCGAACGAAGGAACTATAGAAGTCTATGGGCTCTTCTTCCTCATTCCTCATCGAGCTAGAGGATTTATGAGAGGATTCCTCGAGGAAAAAATTCCTCCAAGAGAGGTAAGATCATTTGTTCTTTTATTATTACTTTTTAATTTATAACTTATAATTTTtgatattataataattataatttatgtgatgcataataatatttgaattttaaaattttatgattaataagtaatgatcattgaattataatattagaatgattagttaatttaataatagttctaatttatttaattagatatatttatgtttcaaagaattatgtgtgaattgttatgatttaattaattttaaaattttaaattatgaatctaaattaattaatttatgaaaaaagaatatatttgaagttaattattattttataatacttctaaaaatattaaaattttatttaatgagAGGGATCAAATTTGGGTATGACTTTATTTACCATATTAGCCCATGTGACTAGGTAAAGTTTAGCATATGTGCTGTGAGCATATGTGATCAGACATAATCCAGCTCATATAGTCAAATATAATCCAACCCATGTGATAAAATATGGATTAATCCATATGATTATGTATAATTCAACCCATATTGTTGGTGATTAGACATAACCGATGTGATTAGGCAAGTGAGGAATATAACTTCATCATCTCCTATTCGAGTGTAAtatgaattttcttaatttattatTGAAAAAAATTTATCCTGTAAAATATGTATAGGAGTATATGTGTGATGATGTATATATTTGTTGTTTGCCTGTTATGTATATCTATGTCACATATaatttatgcatgattttatttactatataagaattattatcatttttatgatacataagatttataatgaattgatatattatcattttatattaaattattaatatatatatatatatatttgatgaatattaaaatattatttttataattttcgagagttttatctttattttatatttaattttagaataatattattttataatagataTGAGGCTAAGAATTTTCATCACTTATGGTTTCAATAagaagatatattttttaattaaaaatatttagtattaCAAAGtaagaaatttaaatataaagtaaaatatatatataaattatgaataataaaataatgattTATTCCTTATATATTATATCTTGGGGTAGAACGTTTTTATATTGACGCCCCTCCCCAACGTTATATCACAAAAAGGTGCTTCATTTCTCGTACTTCCCAACTCGTCGGATCACTTCCACTATAATTCTTTCGAGATCGATCCCCGATGGCGGCGGAGGGCGGTTCGTCGTCGGGAACGGTAAGTGATCTCCTTCTTCTATTCTCTTCTTCTACGTGGTGCTATTTATTCTCCGTTTAAGATCTTTGACGCCTCTTAGCGCGAAGTGGACGAAGAGGACTTCTTCGGCGCCGAATCCGGGTGGGTGGAGGCTCGAACCGCTTGCGACCACCTTCCCTCGTTGTGTTCCGATCTCTCTCAGATCCCTCTCCCGGATTCCCCCTGCTCCAGGTTTGCCTTTCATAAAGTTAATGAACACCAGATTCGGTTTTTGCTTCGATCGCAAACTAGTTTTCGAATGTAATGTCCACGCGTACGTAGAGATTACGAGGAATCGAGGTGGAGGATGGAAAACCTAGGAATTTTTTGGGATTCGTAGAACCGACGCCCTTTTCATGATTGAAAGTGATCACTAAAAGCTTGGGGTCTGCGAGCTATCACCTGTTCGCTCAAATGTCCAAATGAATTTCCAGTCCCCTGCAGCTTCATGGACCTTCGTCATGTGATGTTTGAGGATTTATCTTATGTCGGTTTAGGTCTCATGCATTCTTCTATTCAGGCATTATGGTAAACTCAACATCAATTTTGGAGTATCCACATTTACTCTGTTAAAAGCACAGTATTATGTGAAAAGaagtacccatttttgctacttcaCTTAGCATCAAGCATCTGAATTGGCAGCTCAATCTTGTCATCAGAGAACATCATTTTTTGTTATGTCATATATCAACTTACTGCTTGATGCTTTGAAGTGATCATCCTGTTGTCTGATAATTCTAACTTCTTTGAATCTCTAATTATATAGGAGAATGCTTCAAGATAACCAAAGATAATCAAACAATTCATCGTGACTTTAGTGGGATTGGATGATTTATTGTCTCATCAAACTATGTTTTGCAACATACCTTTGCTTGTGCTCCAGTTTTTCATCAGGTTACCGCGTAAGAACAACTCTATCTTGAAATATGACATATCTTGAATTTCCATGAATAATCAATGCTTGGACTCTTTGTGTGGCGGCAGAAAGATTTGAGCAGAGTTGGCTGGATAAAGAAAAAGTATCATCCAAACCTGTTTTGGTGCCATATCTTATTGACTGTTCTTTCATCCCTCTCCGGTATAACAACATATGATATCTAGAAACTGACATATTAGGACACAGTCGAGTCTTCAAATGGATGACGGTTCATGTATTGATCATTCCATGAATCCAATGTTTTGGATTTTTTTATCAGAAGACaagccataaatctcaagaaacaTCCACCTTAGGATCTTGGAAACTAATTATTGTGTCTTAGTTCAACAAAACTGTGGACCCAACCTCGAATTGGGTCCATGGTCAATACCATACATTTTAGGCTTCTGTCCCTAGAAGTTGGAGAACACGAGGGTTCCTGAGTTCAGGATTTATTGTCTTTACATATACTTACAGATAGAGGTAGAACATAATCTCCACTATTAACTATTTGACGGATGAATAGGGTTCAAATGGTTAAAGCAGGATGATTAATCAAATTGCCTGAACTTTTTTGTATATAAAATAGAAGTAGAGTGCATCATAGGGACTCACATTCACATCAGAGTGAGGGAGGGTTTTTCTACTTCCCCTTCTACCTCTCATAGTTCTCATCGCCTGTGATTCTTCGTGTTTTGATGATGGCTATCAAAAAAATGTGGGTAAATCCGATTCTGTTAGTCACAATCGGATCATAAGTAGTTCAATGTTGCCTACCACAATTGAATAAAATTTCAAGATAAGAAATTGTGTTAGCTACCAGATTGATCGTCTAATGAAATCTTTCACATATGTTTCAGATGCCACCACCCTGCCGAAAATTGGTTATGTTTGAGCTGTAAAGACGTCTTTTGCAGTCGTTTTATAAATAAACACATGCTTAAGCACTATGAAGAGAGTGGGCACTGCCTTGCTTTGAGCTTCAGGTATAATATATTCAGAAATCCTTTTCTTGGTAGATTAACCTCAGATTGGGTCCTGCTTCATATCGcttaagattttccaacagtgatctATCAGTCTGGTGTTTCGAATGTGATGCGTATCTGGATGTTCAGATGATTTGGCAGTTGCGGCCTGTTTATGAAGTTGCCCATCTGTTAAAATTCGAGGAGCGACCATCATTTCGGGCTATCGAGAGCCTGCAGCAGCTATCTAGTGATCAAGGTGAAGGTTCCTCTTAAGCTCCTCAGATTATGTTACTACCTGTAGTTGTTATTGTTAAAGTGAAAGTTACACTTGGTTTCCTACTATCTCGATGTTAAAGAAGAAACCTTGAATGTTGCTTCACACATGGGCATGTTTTTAGAGTTAATCTGAACCAGAAGACAACGCGCATGCTTCTAGTCGTTTCCTGTAGCACATCAGTGCTTGAATGATTGATCGAAGTAGGCGTCGGCCTTGTCGTGTCCTTAATCCTTGTGTAGTGTCTCGAAGGATGCATCGTTTCTTATTGCAAGCTCAATTAGATTTAACCCGTGACAATGACATATGCTTCGACCGTCTTCTCCAACTGGCGTTATAAAACAAGCATGATTTTTTGCCATATCGACTGATGTAATCAACTCGCACCGATCGCGTGTTGAGGTCTCGAAGCAACAGACACTTGTTCACGATCGTAACCAACATGGAAACATAGAGATATCTCTTACCGGACTTTCACTGTTTTATATGTATGTTAGTGGATTCGGTACAATATCTAACTCTGCATCATAATACATTACCCCAATGAAAGTACAACAACGGCCAGCCTCTCTTCAAAACATTAATTATGGCATCCATAAGACGTGTTACTTCAAGTCAAAACCTCCCTCGGGACATTTAATTATGGAGTCCGTGAATCATACGACTGTACTGATTCTTAAATAAATGGTATTTGGACTTCCGAATTGTcttctttaacctttttttctttttggcgaTAGATAGATATACTGcaaatcctgttt comes from Musa acuminata AAA Group cultivar baxijiao chromosome BXJ3-3, Cavendish_Baxijiao_AAA, whole genome shotgun sequence and encodes:
- the LOC135633710 gene encoding LOB domain-containing protein 37-like codes for the protein MSCNGCRVLRKGCSDSCLLRPCLQWMDSAEAQAHATVFVAKFFGRAGLMSFISAVPPSQRPALFQSLLFEACGRTINPVNGAVGLLWAGNWHLCQEAVETVLRGGTLRSLFGHGDDETPEADGPCPRPRIGFSSFSAAKRRKAPAPSDAAAACDLDLCLTRRSPAGGFEEKRRRRPATPSMNSEGSVTTSGGESDSSTAEPRLLNLFA
- the LOC135632385 gene encoding uncharacterized protein LOC135632385 isoform X1, yielding MAAEGGSSSGTREVDEEDFFGAESGWVEARTACDHLPSLCSDLSQIPLPDSPCSRCHHPAENWLCLSCKDVFCSRFINKHMLKHYEESGHCLALSFSDLSVWCFECDAYLDVQMIWQLRPVYEVAHLLKFEERPSFRAIESLQQLSSDQGEGSS
- the LOC135632385 gene encoding uncharacterized protein LOC135632385 isoform X2, which codes for MAAEGGSSSGTREVDEEDFFGAESGWVEARTACDHLPSLCSDLSQIPLPDSPCSRCHHPAENWLCLSCKDVFCSRFINKHMLKHYEESGHCLALSFR